In Alphaproteobacteria bacterium, the sequence GATCGACGGCATTGCCCGGCGCTTTGCCGGCGGTGATGTCGGCGATCTGCTGGCGCAGCAATACCGCCATTGCCGTCTCGCGCGCCCTCTCAAGCGCCGTCGCGTCGGCCTCGCTTACCACGCCCTGCGCACGAAGCTCCCGCAGGCGCTCTTTCGTGGCCACCTGCTTGATGCCGCGTCGCAGCGCCAGCACGCGCAGCGTCGCCACGATCGGCATGAGGACGGCGCGCTTGACGTCCACGCGACCCTCCTTGAGGCGAATGGTGCCGAACCAGCCCAATGCCGCCTCGGCACCGCCCACCGGTTCGGCCAGCCGGCGCAGGAACAGCGGCGAGCTCGCAACGGCGGCGATCGCGTCCTGGCGCAGCCCGTCGGCCAGCGTCGCGTCGCCGGCCACCGATACGAGGTCGAAAAAGATGTCAGCCGCCAGCACGGCTTCGCCGTCGGGATTCTCCGCCCAGCGCGCGACGGTCGTGCGCCACCCCGCGCGCGTGCGCCGATAATCAGCCTCGCGGGCCATCACGCCACCCTTGCAGAGCGGGATGCCGCCGGAATCCAGGATCGCGTTCAGGCGACCGGCAAAGGCGGCGAACCAGTCGTCGACCGCAGACGCGTCCTGCTCCGGCCGCGGATCGAGGATCAGCGCATTGTCCTGATCGGGCGCCAGCAGGCTCTCGCCGCGCCCCGCCGATCCCAGCACCAGCAGGCACCACCCGCAGGGCGCGGGGCCCCTGCCGTCCTCGATCATCGCCGCCTGCGCGAGTGCCGCCGCCCGGCCCGTCATGTCGCGGGTGACGGCGGCGATCACGGCGGCCACGGCAGGTGGCGACACGTCGTCGGCGAGCAACGCGGTCGCCAGGGCCGGCAGTCGGTCGTGGGTAGCGCGCAGGGCGGCGGCATCGGCAGCCACATCGATCTCGTCGCCAAGCGCCAGCGCGAAGGCGGCGCGCTGCGCCAGCAACGTACGGGCCGATACCATGCCGACCGGATGGCCTGCCGCATCAACCACCGGCATGTGGCGGAAGCCGCGCCGCTGCATCCGCGCCAGGGCCCGATAGACGAAGGTGTCGGCCGGCATCGCATCGACCGGCGCGGACATCAGCGAGCCGACCGTATGCGCGGTGGGCGCGCCGCCCTCGGCAGCGAGCCGCAATGCATCGCGCTCGGACAGGATGCCGATGATGCAGCCACCGTCATCGACCACCGGCAGGGCGCCGATGCCGGCCTGAACCATCCGGCGAGCGGCTTCGGCCAGCGTGGTGTCGGCCGTCACCGTCGCGACCGGCGTGCGCATCACGTCGGCCAGCCGATGCCGGTAGGGCCAGCTGTCGAGCGTTCTGAGGGCCGAAACGTCCATCGTGGGGCCGCCTCCTCAGCGCAGCGCGTGGGCGCGTTCGGCGAAGGCGGCGGCAGCGGCGACGGTGTGCACGCCGATCGCCTCGAGGCGACCGACCAGGTGGCCGAACAACCGGGCCGCCGTCAGGGCATCCCCCAAGGCGGTGTGGCGGGCGCCGCACTCCACGCCGTGGCGATGGGCGATCTCGGCGAGATCGAGGTGCAGAAGGCGCGGCTCCAGCGCCACCGACAGCGCCCGGGTATCAAGGGTCGGCGGCGCGCGCCAGGGCAATGCCGCCCGGCGCGCCTCGCGCTTGAGGATGGCCATGTCGAAACCGATGCCATGGCCGACGACCACAGCGCCGTCGAACCCCGTCGTCAGCCGCGGCCACAGCGACGACAGCGGCGCCGCCGCGGCGACATCGGCGTCGGCGATCCCGTGGATGGCGGTGGCGCTGGCCGGAATCGACCGGCCGGGCCGCACGCGCGCGTCGATCAGCGGCGCGGCGGCCGGGTGGCCATCGACGAGCTCTACGAGCGCGATCGAGACCACGGCGTCCCGCCATACCGACAGGCCCGTGGTCTCGGTGTCGAGCGCAACAAACCGGCTGCCCGCGAGCGTGGTCGCCACCCGGCTCATCGCGCGGGACCGGGCGGATCGCCACAAAGGTCGGCGACGAGCGCCGCGACATCGATCTCGCCGGCGGCCAGCCCGTCGAAGCGGACCATGGCGAAGCGCAGAGCATTGACCACCATCTCGCCGTCATAAGCCACGACGGCACGATCGAACGGCAGCGCCTGGAACAGCCGGCGGCCACCATGCCGCGCGATCTCGTCGGGACGGCGCGGAGGCGCGAGACGCGCGTGCGCCAGCCGTGTGGCGAAGTCCGCTGCCGCCGCTTCCCACCGCGCGGCATCGCCGGCGGGCGGCGGCACGCTTGCAAGCGCAATGACAAAGCCGCGCCGCAGCGCCGCCTCGAAGACCGCCTCGCGCCCGGCAGGCACCGCCTGGCGCAGCCTGGCCTCGGCAACCAGCACGACGTCCGACAGGCAGGCCGCGAACGCCTCGGCGCGCGCGATGTCGAAGGCTTCGATGAACGTCTTTTCCTTGGACAGCTTCTCGTAGTTGAAGCCCGAGCGCGCGCGGCAATATTCGATCGTCGTCTTCTGCGCGAGATAGAGCGCCTCGCGGCCGGCGAAATCGGCGAACGCCGCCGCGTCGGCGATGCGCCGCGACACGCGCCGCGCGCCGAGCGTCGACAGGATGACGCCGAGCAGCTTCATCGCGATCCCTCCTCGAGCCGCGCCACAGAACGGCAAGACCGCCCGATCCGCATTACGACCAAGGTCGAATGGCGGGACGGGCGCGGGCCATGAAACATTACCGCCAAATTGGGAAGGGAACGCCAATGTCGGATACAGGCCTCACGCCCGAGAAAGCCAAGGCGTACTGGAACAGGACAAGCACGCTGATGTGGGGGGTCCTGGCCATCTGGTTCATCTTCAGCTTCGCGGTCCACTTCTTCGCCGTGCCCCTGAACGAGGTCAAGATCCTCGGCTTCCCCTTGGGCTTCTACATGGCGGCCCAGGGATCGCTGATCATCTTCGTCTGGGTGATCTTCTGGTATGGCGGACGGCAGAACGCCATCGATGAAGAGTTCAACGTGGCCGAGGACTGAGGGGGGCGATCATGGCGACCAAAGGCGACTTCATCAGCAATCTCGGCCGGATCTACGGCATCTACACCGGCGGCTTCGTGGGGTTCACGATCCTACTGGCCATCCTCGAGCAGATGGGCCTCGGGCAGAAGATCATCGGCTACTGCTTCATCCTCGGCACGATCCTCGTCTACGCCATCATCGGCTACCTGTCGCGAACCGCGCAGGTCTCAGAGTACTACGTGGCGGGTCGCGTCGTGCCGGCGTTCTACAACGGCATGGCGACCGGTTCGGACTGGATGAGCGCCGCCTCGTTCATTTCCATGGCCGGCTCCCTCTATGTGCTGGGCTATGGCGGCCTCGGCTACGTGCTGGGCTGGACCGGCGGCTACGTGCTGGTGGCCATCCTGCTGGCGCCATACCTGCGCAAGTTCGGCCAGTACACGGTGCCCGACTTCCTCGGCGCCCGTTACGAGAGCAACACCGTGCGGCTGCTGGGCGTCGTCGTGCTGATGGCGGCGTCCTTCACCTACGTCGTGGCACAGGTCTTCGGCGTCGGCCTGATCGCCGCCCGGACCATCGGGCTGAACTTCGAGGTCGCCTGCTATGTCGGCCTGCTCGGCATCCTGGTGTGCTCGATGCTCGGCGGCATGCGGGCGGTGACCTGGACCCAGGTGGCGCAGTACATCATCCTCATCGTCGCCTACCTGATCCCGGTGGTCTGGCTGTCGGCACAGAAGACCGGGGTTCCGGTGCCGCAGATCATGTACGGCCAGGCGCTCGAGGCGATCACCGCGCTCGAGGACAAGCTGGGTGTGGTCAAGCACCACGTCGCGCCCTTCGTCGACGCCAGGGGCCAGTTCAGTACCACCGAGATGCTGAACTTCCTGTTCCTGATCCTCTGCCTGATGATCGGCACGGCTTCGCTGCCGCACATCCTGATGCGCTACTTCACGACGCCCAACGTCCGTGAAGCCCGCAAGTCAGTGGCCTGGAGCCTGCTGTTCATCTTCCTGCTTTACTTCACAGCGCCGGCCTATGCCGCCTTCGCGAAGTGGGAGGTCTACGGCAGCCTGGTCGGCACCGAGATCGCCAAGCTGCCGGCCTGGGTCGCCAAATGGGCCGAGATCTCCGGCATGCTGTCGATCAAGGATGCCAACGGCGACGGGATCCTGCAGCTGTCGGAGCTGACCTTCCATCCCGACATCATCGTGCTCGCGACGCCGGAGATTGCCGGCCTGCCCTACGTGATATCGGGTCTCGTGGCCGCCGGTGGCTTCGCTGCCGCGCTGTCGACCGCCGACGGCCTGCTGCTGGCGATCGCCAACGCGCTCAGCCACGATCTCTACTACCGCATGATCAACCCCAAGGCCGACGCCAAGGCCAGGCTGATCGTGGCCCGCGTCATCCTGATCTTCGTCGCCATCGCGGCGGCGGCGACGGCATCGACCCGGCCGTCAACGATCGTGGCGATGGTCGCGTGGGCCTTCTCGCTCGCCGCTTCGGGACTGTTCGCGCCCCTGGTGCTGGGCGTGTGGTGGAAGCGCACCACGGCCTGGGGTGCCGGCGCCGGCATGGCGGCGGGCTTCGGCCTCTGCCTGTTCTATCTGATCGGCACCCAGTACTACGGCATGCCTCTGTGGTTCGGCATTCGCAACATCTCCTGCGGCATCTTCGGCATCCCGGTTGCCTTCCTCGTCACCGTGGTGGTGAGCCTGATGACGCCGGCCCCGTCGCGCGCGATGCAGGACTTCATCGACTCGATCCGCGTCCCCAAGGGCGGGGTCCGGCTGACCAGCCAGAAGGCGGCGCTGGTCGAATAGCGCTGCCAGATACGCTAAAGCCAGACGCGGGGCCTGTGGCCCCGCGTTCCACTTCCGGGCGGCGGAGCGAGGCGTGGGCGAGACGGTCAATCTTTTCTGGGCCTACTGGCCCTACCAGGTGCCGAACTACCTGCTGTCGGCACTGTTCTGGACGTGCATCGGTCGCTTCGTCCTGGGCCTGTTCTTCCCGCCTGGGCATCCAAACTACATCTGGCGGAACTTCTGCCGCCTGACCGACTGGCTGCTGGCACTCGTGCGGCCGATCACCCCCGGCTTCGTGCTCGCGGCCTTTCTGCCGCTCGTCGCCGGCTTCTGGGTGCTGGTCGCGCGCTACGTCTTCTACGTCGTCATGCGGGTGGCCGGGCTCGTGCCACCCCTCGGCAACATGGTATCCGGCTAGGGATGGACCACTCCGGCCGGCCCATCGCATGATGCGCGGCTGGAGGCCGGACCATGAACCGCATCGAGTACGTCGTCGAGATGTGCGTGCTGCGCGGATGCGGTTTCGGCGTGCTCGCGATCGCCACGACCATGGCCGGGCTGGCCTTCGACCTTGTGCTGAGCTTCAAGGTGGGTGCAGCGCTCACCACCTTCATGTACCTCGTCCTGGAGTTCCAGCATCGCAATGCGCTGCGAGTCCCGATTCGGCGAACGGAGGCGTGGCTGCTGCTGGATCGGGGGCGTGACCTGCCGCCCGGCTACCCCGAGACGGTGATCCAGCAGATCCGCAGCGACGTGATCCGCCGTTACGCCGCGTTGGCCGGATACACGGCTCTGTCCATGTGCGTTATCGCGGCCGGGCTGCACATGGTGAAGTAATGGCAGGCGGCAAGCGCGACACGACGAGCTAGGCTCCATCAGATCTCTCGGTTTCAATACGGCCCGGATACTGTCGGTCCATATTG encodes:
- a CDS encoding 3'-5' exonuclease; protein product: MATTLAGSRFVALDTETTGLSVWRDAVVSIALVELVDGHPAAAPLIDARVRPGRSIPASATAIHGIADADVAAAAPLSSLWPRLTTGFDGAVVVGHGIGFDMAILKREARRAALPWRAPPTLDTRALSVALEPRLLHLDLAEIAHRHGVECGARHTALGDALTAARLFGHLVGRLEAIGVHTVAAAAAFAERAHALR
- a CDS encoding CBS domain-containing protein, with translation MDVSALRTLDSWPYRHRLADVMRTPVATVTADTTLAEAARRMVQAGIGALPVVDDGGCIIGILSERDALRLAAEGGAPTAHTVGSLMSAPVDAMPADTFVYRALARMQRRGFRHMPVVDAAGHPVGMVSARTLLAQRAAFALALGDEIDVAADAAALRATHDRLPALATALLADDVSPPAVAAVIAAVTRDMTGRAAALAQAAMIEDGRGPAPCGWCLLVLGSAGRGESLLAPDQDNALILDPRPEQDASAVDDWFAAFAGRLNAILDSGGIPLCKGGVMAREADYRRTRAGWRTTVARWAENPDGEAVLAADIFFDLVSVAGDATLADGLRQDAIAAVASSPLFLRRLAEPVGGAEAALGWFGTIRLKEGRVDVKRAVLMPIVATLRVLALRRGIKQVATKERLRELRAQGVVSEADATALERARETAMAVLLRQQIADITAGKAPGNAVDPGILDRPARRALRWSIERATLMPGLVGDAL
- a CDS encoding cation acetate symporter, translating into MATKGDFISNLGRIYGIYTGGFVGFTILLAILEQMGLGQKIIGYCFILGTILVYAIIGYLSRTAQVSEYYVAGRVVPAFYNGMATGSDWMSAASFISMAGSLYVLGYGGLGYVLGWTGGYVLVAILLAPYLRKFGQYTVPDFLGARYESNTVRLLGVVVLMAASFTYVVAQVFGVGLIAARTIGLNFEVACYVGLLGILVCSMLGGMRAVTWTQVAQYIILIVAYLIPVVWLSAQKTGVPVPQIMYGQALEAITALEDKLGVVKHHVAPFVDARGQFSTTEMLNFLFLILCLMIGTASLPHILMRYFTTPNVREARKSVAWSLLFIFLLYFTAPAYAAFAKWEVYGSLVGTEIAKLPAWVAKWAEISGMLSIKDANGDGILQLSELTFHPDIIVLATPEIAGLPYVISGLVAAGGFAAALSTADGLLLAIANALSHDLYYRMINPKADAKARLIVARVILIFVAIAAAATASTRPSTIVAMVAWAFSLAASGLFAPLVLGVWWKRTTAWGAGAGMAAGFGLCLFYLIGTQYYGMPLWFGIRNISCGIFGIPVAFLVTVVVSLMTPAPSRAMQDFIDSIRVPKGGVRLTSQKAALVE
- a CDS encoding DUF4212 domain-containing protein; its protein translation is MSDTGLTPEKAKAYWNRTSTLMWGVLAIWFIFSFAVHFFAVPLNEVKILGFPLGFYMAAQGSLIIFVWVIFWYGGRQNAIDEEFNVAED
- a CDS encoding YggT family protein, translated to MGETVNLFWAYWPYQVPNYLLSALFWTCIGRFVLGLFFPPGHPNYIWRNFCRLTDWLLALVRPITPGFVLAAFLPLVAGFWVLVARYVFYVVMRVAGLVPPLGNMVSG